In Setaria italica strain Yugu1 chromosome IX, Setaria_italica_v2.0, whole genome shotgun sequence, the genomic stretch ACGagcctcgacgacgacggcgggtcCAAGGAGTTCCAGGAGGTGGTGACGGACATCATGGAGGCCGCGGGCTACCCCAACATCTCCGACTACTACCCGGCGCTCGCGGCCGCCGACCtgcaggggtggcggcggcacctGGCGCGGCTGTTCGCGCGGCTGCACCGGATCTTCGACGAGGAGATCGACGGGAGGCTGCGCGCccgcgaggccggcggcgagcccagGAAGAACGACTTCCTCGACCTGCTGCTCGACGCCGCCGAGGACGGCGACAACACGGCGGGGCTGGACCGCGACACGCTCCGGTCACTGTTCACGGTAAGCCGCAGACTACAAGATCTCTGTAGTTCCGTAGTATTCATTTCACTGCATGGGGAGCAAGCGTCCACgctttttctgaatttctgttGTCCAAAGTGTCTGAAAGCATTCAGTGATGACTTGAAACTTCTTGCTGCAAAGATTCTCCATATTCTTTGCATGGGGAGCAAGGGTGCATGTGTTTGTCAGCTGTGCTATCTGAATATCTGTCTGAGAGGTGTCTGAAAGCAGTAGTGAGCACTTTTGAAAACTGCTGCATATAGGGATATTTTCAGAACAATGCTCTATCGTGACGCAACCCGCATCCTACAAAATGTATGATGTTTCATTTCAGTCAGATTCTCGAGAGACATGTTAGTCAAAAATGGCAATACAAAGTGTCTTTCTTCTCCTATTATctatactagtccatcaacccgtgcttccgcacgggctaatatttttagaagctattgtatatAAAaggtatttaaaaattaaatttttagctaataatcaaaattgtttacctactactctcttatttttccaatacttcaacataataattatatagatatgtacctatctttgtccagttgtgattgctttttaatcaataattactctatgtactttttcatccatattcatactttttctattttgtatcacacctccaatccttcatacattatgtttagcatacaaatcaatatttttcatcaatttctcacatacatgtataaatggtctaaatggtggcattcatcatgtgtatatactttaacttagtatttttatattaacaatgacataaataggtaatttagaatcatatattaatttgctttttgacatttctgcatgatgcacatgaagataattagattaaaatttaggtgtttactttaggttatttttaatatcgacatacgtgggtaacatagataaaattttagaatgacattttaagttatactttataatgatgtgtattagtaaattggatgaagattatgaggttacttcatattattttttataatagttgagctcggtaatttagatataggtttagagcttattttttaatatttttacagTGATAGTGGCAGGTAaccttttagaaaatataatagatcaatggctatgattattagagtttacatgattggtgtttgatgtttttaatttttatgagaatttctctcttttttctagcttgtctcgtgggaactaatgtggagtctccaatggaaaaaaatgtagggttacctcatgttatttttaataatagcatgtgtgggtaatatagatgcaaaatttaagggttacttaaaatttttaagtaatagtggtagtcaattcagttgcaaattagggggttattttaaatattatttataatggcataagtgggtaattttgatgaagattaggggttactttaattaattttatataatggtagaggtgggtaatttatatatagatttagggggttactttagactattttcataatggcatgggtgggtaattttttttaaaatataatagatccaatggctataatgatttgaatctatcgatcgatggtcggatgttttactttttgtgagaatttctagaatttctctctttttctagaatgtccacctaggaatcctaggtggcttcatctggaggcttcaaaaggagccttcaattagtaatagtaagatgggtTGAACTACATGCGAGGGACCAATAGATTGGCTTCTTGGACTTAAATATCCTTATCACCAACAAGCCGGGTGGACCAGGCGATTGAGTGGTTAGGTGCTGGAACAAACTGACCAGTTTGTCATTTCCTTCCGTGCAGCGTTTTTTTATGCTTAGTCGCTGGCACGTGGCACCTGGCTTCCCTGCATGCCACTGTATATATATTAATATAAGGATGGAGTGCATAATTGCTAAAAAAGATTTGGCTAAATGTTTGACACTTTGACCCCGCACCATTCTGCCTTACTTTTTGCTCCATATGTTATCTTACAAGAATTGAAAGGCAAGCCATTGTTTTAAGAACTAAAATTTCACTTATAAACAAAACCAGATTAATTAATTCAGTCCTTCCTAGTTTAAAAATAAGTCTGCACTATTATATTTTTGTCTTTATTATATTTACTAATTTAAATAATTACAGACGATAACATCCCAATCTAGTGGGTTTTCTAAAGAGTGTTCCTCTTAAAAATAGGTCTCAGGCAGTGTTGCATGAGAATTCCtttctttttatcatttttaggACCACTATTCCAATTTACCCTCATACAAGTCTTCTATCTATTATTAGTCCCTCTATTCAAAAAGAGTAAAGTGCATGGCCGGTTCTCAAACTTCTTTATCTATGTCACTTAGGTCcccgtactctcaaaatgcatatctagcTCACTAAACTTGGGTTTGGGTGTCATTTAGGTCCCTCTACTCTAAAAATGTAGATCTCACTCCCAAACTTGGCTTTGGGTGTCATATAGGTCCCTAAACTCTTGAAATGCAGTGTCATCCCACTAATAGAACATAATAAGATCAAATTTTATGCTATCAAGAAAGCTATTACTTTCATTGGCATATTTTTTAACTTGTTTTATTACCCCTTCAGCTTCTCCCAATATTCATTTAGTAATTTATCTTATAAATCTCTAATTTTAGTTTAGTAAGTGCAACTACgagttattcaaatttgaacaattTTTCAAGAATAATAGAGCACACTTGTCATGGGCACCTAGCAAGTTAAGATATTGCATCCAAAGTGAAAGATCATTGATCTTTCTGGCTTCAACACATCAATATTCTCCATGCACGTTGAGCTGAAATTCACTTTATTTgactataattaaattatatctacgtaaaaataagtttttatcaatttaattGAGATGACAATGCTTTTAGAGAGTATATGAACCTAGATGGCACCCGAAGCCAAGTTTAGGAGCTAGATCTGCATTCTAACAGTATAGGGACCTAAATGACACCCGCACCCAAGTTTAGAGATCCAGATATGTATTTTGAGAGTATGTGGACCTAAGTGACACAGCTGCACAAGTTTAAGGACTGGCCATGCATTTTACTCATTCAAAAATACGTTTTGGACATGGCATGGTGTCTAATGTGTGTTTTTCACCAatattttcttttaaaattagtattaattccaataaattttcataaaaaatgTAATTCCAATAAATTTATGACATAATAGAAGCACTTTACAAAGACAAGTAGGCACACATTATTTTAATGTACCTAAAATAAAAATTTCAAAACTAAAGGGATTATGTGCCTAGAAATAATTGTGTGATTATCATAAAAGCTATGTATCCCCTGCAGATAGTTTTGCTTACTTAGAAATGTATTTATTCACATTCCTCAGCTAGATTCAAACGGaaagtaaatatttttttcttaagcTTTGTGTAGTGTAGATGTGTATATAAAATACAATTATATTATTAATATTTGTATACCTTTTTAGGATTTGTTTTCTGCTGGGAGTGACACAAGCTCTAGTACAGTGGAATGGGCAATGACAGAGTTGCTTCAAAGCCCAACTTCGATGGCTAAAGCTTGCGATGAACTTGCTACAGTTATTGGCTCAAGAAAAAGCATTGAAGAATCTGATATTGGCCAGCTGCCCTATCTTCAAGCCGTGGTGAAGGAAACTTTTAGACTACATCCTCCTGCCCCGTTGTTGCTACCACGACATACTCAGGCTGACATAAAAATAATGGGGTACACAATTCCTCAAGGCTCTCGTGTGTTCATAAATGTATGGGCAATGGGCCGAGACAAAGAGACATGGCCTGAACCTGAGAAGTTTATGCCCGAGAGATTCTTGGGAAAGACAGTTGATCTCAGAGGTGGGGACTTCGATCTCATCCCATTCGGTGGAGGACGTCGGATCTGCCCAGGAATGCCATTGGCAATAAGGATGGTGCATCTACTTCTTGCATCACTGTTAAATCAGTTCACATGGAGGCTTCCTGCTGAGGTTGAAAGAAATGGAGTTGACATGGCTGAAAAGTTTGGCCTGACACTAACCAAGGCTGTGCCTCTTTGTGCTATAGCCACACCAATTTGAGTCAGCAAGTCACTCTATGTATCTTGAACAACCGTTTGGTTGTTCTTCCATTGATCGAAGTATCTATTAGGGATTTATACCATCATCCAACTTATGTAACTTTATGAAATTGGAGGGATCATCCATCTTAATTCCTTAAATATGTGTTGTGCATAATGTGCATGTGTACTTCGTGTGATCTCTAATAAGGATTATTTGCGTGCTATGAGTAGAGATGCAAGTTTCGCTTTCTGCtgtaagaaaaggaaaaaaaattgatatgCGCAAACATTAAGCTAAGATCGATTTAGCACAAACTCGATTTAATTTATTAATACGTGTGTTCGCACTTCAGACTGCCCACGCCCAGCATGAAAATGATGGAGCGTTTTCCACctctcttggactagagcctgATTAGCAGAAGGGACACCCGGCATGAGACCATTGACGTATTTTGCTAAGTACGTTTTGGTATAGCGTGGTGCAAGTGGCAGCTGGGCCAACTCGGGCCAGTAAATAAAATGAGAGACTTGGCCCAAGAGATGGGCAGGCACCAATCATCTTGACAGGCATATGCTTATGCTTATGGGTATGGCTCTGTTTATTACTTTGCGCATCATGGATTCACAGGTTTCGGGATCAGTATCTGCTTGCAGATATACTCCAATATTTCTGGATTGTTGCCTTTTCAGTTTAAAGCAGCTTGTTTGACATAGTAAAAGTCTGAACATATGTATCGAGAGTTGAAGACAGAGTATATACTACTAGTTCAGACTGATTATCGACATTGTACAAGTCTGATCCTTTCTGTTGATATAAGACCAGATACAGACTTCGTCGGAACTTAATTCGAACAATTTCTGTCCTATGTTAAACAACTGTTGGATGAACAACCGATAATCATTGGTACAGTGGTATGGTGACAATTTGGGGCGCATTGGCGCAGGGCACCTCGATCGATGGCGAACTTGATCCTCTGTTCCTCTCCCTGCCGTGTTCTCTCCAGGAACTACTGCATGGAGTTGGACTTGCAGTCTATGGCGCCTTCTGAAAGTAGGAGCGTGGGACTTGCTAAAAAAAAGAAGTAGCAGCGTGGGAAGCAGCTACTCTGCTCcggttttttttgaaagaacatACTCTGCTCCGGTTGTGCCCTCTCCTAAATCCTGTGTTACTTCGTTTGATCGAAGGTGAGAAGCACTGCAGTCCAaactaagggcatgtttggctTTAGGGTGTTAAAAGTTTAACACTCGTTATAttaaatgtttggatactaattaggagtattaaacgtaggttaattacaaaactaattgcacagactgagtgtaattcgcgagacgaatctattaagcctaattagtccataatttgacaacgtggtgctacagtaaccatttgctaatgatggattaattagacttaatagattcatctcgtgaattagcacagggttctgcaattagttttataattagctcatgtttagttctcctaattagcatccgaacatccgatgtgacactgttaaaatttagctcctcgtatcaaacaccttGAGTAAGATTGCCAACGAATCTGATAACGAGTGACGAAGACTGATCGGGCTGGACAAGCATGTACTACGCCACTCGCTTCTCGTTCAACACAAGAAGACTGAAATTAACATCATCACAAGATTCAAGATTGTAATCTCCAGCAGCCCAGACCTGATGGGAAGATTCAGCGACTGGGGACTGCTGCGCGATATCTTCGCCCGCCTCCAGGCCGACGTCCACAAAATGTTGTAGAcgaataaaaaaaaaatagtatagCCATACAGTAGTGAATGATGCACTGTCCAAATCAATATTCTCTTAGACACTGGGTTCAATTACATTGATTTCTATGTGCCACGTGGAAGAGTTGCCACGAGTACATAAGCAAGGTATCAAAATGTTAGACTAAAAAAAAGGAATCTACCCATACAGAGAAATGAAGCACTGCCCAAATCAATATTTTCCAAAGCTTGGGAGCTATCCGCCCTAAACAGTAACCACCAACCACGAAAGCTATCACAATCCTAAATGGCAAATCTTCTATATGATCTAATTACAAAGCAAGGTAACAGATTTTTTCCAAGAACCATTCTGACATCAATGGCAATTTCTAGGAAATAAAGCAAGGTATCAAACAGATGCTAGACTAACTGGAAGGTCGTAATTGCAAAGGGAAAGTTAGAAAGCAATCCTCAACGAAACATTGTAATTAGAAATTGTAATCGTCAACAAAAAATGTACTGTAACTAGAAAGCATAACGACAAAATGACCACAGTTCGACGGCCCACAAAGCCTAATAATGATTCGACGATAGTGACTAGTAGTTGGGGAAGAACCAGCCACGGCGCGCCCACCCGGCCGAAGACGATCCCCGCGGGCCGTCGTCGGGGCAGATGGTCTCCTCGCGGCGCGCCCACTGGCTCTCCATGTCAACCACCCTGACGACCCCGTCCGGGTGGCCCTGCCGGTCGACGAGGTAGATGCAGTTGGCGCGGCACGCGGGGAACTCCGCCGGCGAGAGCGCGAACGCGCGGTTCCGGCCCAGGAACAGCGCGTTCCAGCCGAGGTCCGCCACCCGCACCAGCCGCACCGCGCCGTCCCCGAGCCACTCGACCCTGTGCACCTCCACCGCGCGCGCGTCCCCGGCATAGCTGATAccctcgtcgtcgacggcgaggcCCGCCATGTCGTCGTCCGAGTTGTAGACCACGTCGTCGTGCACCGAGACGAGGAGCAGCTGGCCGCCGCAGTCCACGAGGTGCGTCTCGACGACGCGCCTCCCGCAGGGAGGGAGGAGCTTCTCGTCGTCcgagccgtcgccgtcgtccgcgCCGTCGGCGCGCTCGAGCGGGATGACGGCGGTCGCGTCCCCACCGACGACCTCGCAGACGCAGATCTGGGACCGGAACGCGACGTAGAACCGCCCGTTGTAGTGCTCGACGCCGGCGTAGCCCTGCGCGCGGAAGTCGAGCCGCGCCCACGCCCCGGTGGTGGAGCTGTAGTAGCGAGGCAGGTCGTCGGGAACccgaccgccaccgccgcccactctgcagcggcggccgggtcggcggaCAGCACGACGTGGTCACGTCGAGCCACCTCTTGAAGAACGCGATGGGCGGGAGGCGGACGCGCCGGCCGGTGACGGGGTTGACGAGGACGATGGCCTTGGGGCTGGCGGTCGGGTCCGAGAGCGCGAGGTACccgcgggaggaggagaggtACTCGAGCCCCGCGGGCACGTTGGCGGCGAAGGGCaggaggccggcgccgggggtGGGGGAGAGCCAGAAGGAggagacggcgccgccgccccggccggcgcggTCGGTGCGCGAGCCGACGAGCCAGGGGCCCGGGCGccaggcggccgcggcggcggcccaggcCGCGCAGACGGCGCGGAAGCGGGAGCGGTCGGCGTCGGAGGGGAGGAGCGCGAAGACGGCGAGCAGCAGGTCCGCCGGCAGCGAGGACCACCCCgtgccgcccctgccgccgccgccgcacgccatgGCCGGCTGAGGCGCCAAGGATAGCGGGTCGAGTGGTTGCGAACTGATTGACTCCTACGCCGTCCGCGCTTTTGGGTCCCTTTCGGCATCACGGCATCACGGGATCGCGTTGCTTGCCTTGCCTGCCCCCGAAGCAAAGGACGAACGGGAGGAAACGCGGGCAGGCGCCCAGTCAACATGTGCGGCGCGGGTGATGCGCGTGCATGGCCCGTTGGTGCGATGCTAATAGGCAGGTCCTCGCCTCGTCTCGGGAGGGCATAATTTCGCAGGACCTGCGCGCTCGCGCGTGTGATTTTTTCCCGTGATTTCCATGTTACTTTTGACGTGTTTTTTTATAAGGACACGgcgatatttttttttataaggacGACACCATCTGTTGATCAGGAGCCGAGGCCGTGGCAGGGGCAGTACGTGGATCGGTGGACACGGCACGATGGGGTTGTTGGTGGATGCTGAATTGGCGATGTGCGTTGTTGGTGGCACTGGTGCACGAGCCGTTCTGGTTGGTGTGTTGACCGGCGACGCCGCCACGCAGGCGACCTTGGCAGCACCGAGCAGGGCCGAGTTTCCAAAGTTGAGAAGGCCGAGCAAAAAAGCCCATAACCCTGGCCCCGGCCAGCCGCGGGTCCGAAGCTTTCCACTGGATGGAATGGAACGGCGGTGTCGCATTCGCTTCTCTCGGATATCCGTTAAAAAGGGTCGAATGAAGGGACTGTTTGGTAGGACTTATATCGAAACAGCTTCACCTGTCTTCAAGTTTATTTTAACCTCAATTTACAAAATAATTTTACGCAACAATGCATCGATTTGCGAAAAATAGGTATAGCCGAAGCTAAAATAAACCCAGCCAACAAGGCCTAACTTAGCCGGTTCAGCAGGGGAACTATCTCCGCAAGTCCAGCTTCTACCTTTTTCATGCCCATCTTTTGGTGGAAAAGACACCAAGGGATACCATTTGCTTCTAAGACAGGTCGCTTAGTCGCTTTACGCGGCATGTAAACTGCCCGTTGGCTTTCACACATATGCTGGTGGCAACGTGTTGCGAGCATAGAATGAAAAGTCAGACCAGTCTACCGATTCGTTGGTTCACCGGTCGAACCGCTGGTTCATCACTTATTAATATAATACTTATTTCCCATAATTTATATGAGTAATATGCAAGTTTTTTTACCAAAACATAGCACACATGACATAATAGATGGGattacataaaaaaatataatagtcGATTCCAAAATCAATGTGCAAACGTCAAactatctttttttaaaaaaacggtTCATTTGTTCACCGATGATCAGACCGGTTCATAGTTTTCCTGTTCAACCGGTGAACcggtttgtttgttttttttttctatggcTGCGAGGGGAAGTGGAGTAGTTGTTATGAACAAACTTGGTTGAAATGCAAGATAGTATCTAGTAAGCGTGATATGAGATTGAAATGCGTTCCAAATGTGATTGCCGTGAGATATTCGTgcaaaaagcaaaaaaaaaacatcaacaaCTTTTGTGTGTGGCTGGATAAatgttattattttttttaccaatttAATGATTTGAACATAGCATAAGCACGTTTTATTTTATTCatccaaagaagaagatcatcaaCTTAGCCattcaaaaaaaatctaaatgGGGAAAACAACTTTGTTGGAGTGTTCTGGATACTCTCCATAAAATACCATTATAGATGTGTCCTTACGAATTATCATTTCCTTATAACTCAACAAAATCAAACGTCTGAGCTCAGCTCCTTATAACTCAACAAAATCAAACGTCTGAGCtcagctagaaaaaaaaagatagatttTACAAATCTATCACCATTCCAAATCTAGTGCAACTGTAAACATCGGTGGATAAACTATCATATGTTCAATTTATCCCCTCTCAAGAATTGCATAACCTGCTCTTTCATTTCAGATATCAGAAGCACTGAAGCACAGCATACATATAGGTGGGAGGGGCATGTACTTCCTACACTCGGCTCAAACAAAAAGAGTTCCCAAATTATTCTAGGTCGAGTTTGCTCAAAGTGAAAAGAGGAATGGATCTAAATACTGAACTTGCCTTTCAACTCAACAGCAACAGAGACCCATGTGATTATGCAGCTCCAAATGATCTATTTGGCATGCATCACGAGTGCAAGAATCAAAGCGTCCTAAGATCGTTGATGACTTTTCCACAAATACTGAACAAACACTTGAACCCTTCAATAGAAGTTGGACCAAACAACATGTCACATGCCATACAAGCTAATGTAGGATCATATATGTTGATAGAATATGCATAAGAACAATTACACACACTGAGGACATAACTTAATTCAGAATTATACTAGCATTAATGCCATCATTATTCtatgtaaaaaaatatattcgGTTTGTCATTAACAGTGTAAGAAATAATAGAAATATTATTACTTAAGGCACATATATCCTTACGGATAGTTCAGTTGTTGATTTTTATAATTGATACCACTGACAAATTAGATACTAGTGATTGAACAAGAGGCGGCAGGGGTGACAAGAAGTCATCGGAGATATTTTTACAACGGTTATGCATGTCGCGGTTATTCATCACCACAGTGGATACATACGAGGCATCTCTAAAAGTTTATGGAACGACTTGACCAAGAGGAGCTGGGACCTTTTATTAAGTCCAACTTTACATATGACATAGAGTCCTAGTAGGACTATATTATTTACTAGTTCTAACTAGATACAACTCTTGTTCTAACAACCCCCATCACAACTTACACGAGTTGAGATTGTGTCTGAAGTTTTGTAACTTGCGAACAATCTGAGCTTTAGTGAAGCCATCTGCAACCTGATCATGTGTAGAAATAATTATGATATCCAAAAGCTTTTGTGCAACAATCTCTCGAACAAAATGATAATCCACTTCGATGTGCTTTGTTTGagcatgaaaaaaatatatttgtaGATAAATAAGTGGCACCAACGTTGTCACACCAAAGAATAGGAGCTCGTGACTGTGGAACCCCTCGTTCTTTTAGAAGAGATTGAACCCAAATGATGTCAGCAGTAGCACTGGCTAATGCTTTATAGCATCCTTGTCACCAAGTTACAAGTCAATATCAACTTGATCTTCGCATTCGGTTCAGAACTTGTGCTATATCATTAAAGATCAATGTGCGCATCAATAGCTGCGGCATAGGTGGATGTCAGATAAGTGGCAACATCGCTTCTGGTGCTAGCAACTTGCAAAATTGTAGACAATATACGATGGTAGGGACAACATCAGCGCCACAAATCTAAATTTCAAATGGTGCTGGCAACGATTGGCTTCCCCCGTTGTTGATGTGAGTTGAACTCAATGTCGCATGGAAGACCTAACTCGGTTCCATGATAgttgttgttttcttttccaAATCTCCATGACAATAGCGACGGAGACACGAAAGCTAGGAGGAGCCATACCCCTTCCCCCTAAATGGTCCAAATAATCTTTAAAAACTTGCTAGGAATTACTTAAACACTACTCCCTCAGtgccaaattataagtcattttagctttcttagattcatatattttgctatgcacctgaATATACattatatgcatctagatataatgtatatctaaaatgtatatctaggtgcataacaaaatatATGAATCTAAGAATGCCAAAAcgaactataatttggaatagagggagtaaTTATTTGTTTCATTTCATGATATTGTTTCTAGTAATTAGTCCTTCTAATCATTTAGatcaaatttaatttaatttctaCACTTCAAATATTGTGTTTCTATTCTCCTTAGTACATACACAAGTCAAAATTTACAAATAAGATATTATGCTAAAACCGCAAAAGTGCCCCTTCTGACCATATGATGCATAGGTGAAATATGTTACCTGTATATACATATTATCATGTTATGTATTGTTCTACCATAACTATTGCAATCTATTGAATTGGTTTAGCTTAGCACCACCATCGTATATGAAAAATCCTCAAGTCTAATTCCTAGCTCTGTCCCAGCATGAcacaattattttttaaaaaatatagttTTGAGACAAATCAACTGTAATTTTAGTGTGCTAGGCAGAGGCAGGTCCAGCGTTGAGGCTAGAGCCCCCCTGACCCTATGGATCCCATGGAGCCCCCAAGCTTTCCTTAATTTTTAGATAtggatgaagaggaagaggaagaaaaggaggatggaggaaggagatgaagaaAAGTACCCTGTCCAACAGTTGGATCCGCTCCTGGTGCTAGCCACTCATCCGAACACAATTTTAATGTCACCGTTGGTGAAGAATTAGGGGCTGAAATTTAAAGCTTTCGATCTAAAATCTGTGATCCAGAGAGACCCTTACGGATTACATAAATGGCCGGCAAAATTAGCTCCTGAACATCATTCAACCGTGGCTTTTGCCACGAGCCATAAAAAAGAGTGGCTTTGCCGGAACACACCCTTCAACCACGGCAATATACTGCTGGACACTATATTCCATATTTTAATCAGTTTAATCGTAAAGGGGCAAAAAATGACTGTCAGACCTCTGACCTTCACGTTGAATACTGACCGTTCCCAACCTTATCTTTTTCTCTCGCTAACTCGCTCCCTCGCTCCCTCCCCCGTTAGAGCAAGTACATTACTACACCTCAGCAGTTTCATAGGTCATCTCATACAATGCCACATagaatttttgctgatgtggtggagagagaaagaggttgtTGTTTCGTGAAATAACCGCctcataggctagattttaGGACTACGAGGCAACTACTTCACCATTGTACAACCACGAGTTGTGGttgcatgcaactcataatatttgtTTTTTATACACAAATTAAGGAAGTAGAATTACTATGTTGTGCATGTGTCAATGTATGAGATATTAGATAACACTAATGTacttagagcaacttcaagaggctgctaatcttaccctaaTACTCTTTTTAggagaaaggagaaaaaaatgaactccaacagtccacccaaaccttccccaattttttagcaacgctaaaaaacaacctaccaccgcgtatattttagcgttggcattcctcccccaatcctgattcccgcacgctcgcgcgtcccttccgatgagCCCAATACAATGACGTGgtctgttttaaaatattgggggctatttattagcgatctgctatggattgatatgtttttgggggaaattttttttggaagaacccccaatacatagttttgggaagaattttttagagtactcttggagttgctcttagcccCTTACTTCTAGCGTCACCGCCATCCCCTTCCCGTGTACCCTCGCCGTTGCTGGCCATTACAGGCGCGCAGGCCCCCTCGCTAGGGGTCCGTTCTGGTGCGCAGGGCCGCCTGCCGGAGGCCCATTCCGGCGCGCAGGCCACCACGCGCGCTGCCCCTCCCTGCAGGTCACGGATTGCTATGACACCCCGCGCGCGGCCCCTCCTAAAGTTTCTGCATCGCGGATAGAAGATGGAGGCCCCTCCTTCTGAACAGCAGGAAGCAATCGACGCACTTTTATCATCTAATCTTTATACGGTCCTCGATGAGGAGGGTGCGGCCAAGGGTGCCATCGACGAGGTCTCACACACACCGCTGCCGCCAAGCTGGGCTCCCTCGATGCCTGGCTCTCCACACCTTCTAGCCGCAACCGCCGGCATCACGGGTGTGCGGCACCAAGA encodes the following:
- the LOC101752826 gene encoding geraniol 8-hydroxylase; the encoded protein is MAPVLFPWLAWLLASLVAAYLLGLLGHGRRRRGLPPGPRPLPVIGSLHLLGNQPHRSLARLARTHGPLMSLRMGSVTTVVASSPAAAREFLQRHDAAFSNRSVPDAPGDHARNSSVWLPNAPRWRALRKIMGTELFAPHRLDALQHLRREKAQELVDHVGRLARSGEAVNVGRVAFTTSLNLVSRTIFSRDLTSLDDDGGSKEFQEVVTDIMEAAGYPNISDYYPALAAADLQGWRRHLARLFARLHRIFDEEIDGRLRAREAGGEPRKNDFLDLLLDAAEDGDNTAGLDRDTLRSLFTDLFSAGSDTSSSTVEWAMTELLQSPTSMAKACDELATVIGSRKSIEESDIGQLPYLQAVVKETFRLHPPAPLLLPRHTQADIKIMGYTIPQGSRVFINVWAMGRDKETWPEPEKFMPERFLGKTVDLRGGDFDLIPFGGGRRICPGMPLAIRMVHLLLASLLNQFTWRLPAEVERNGVDMAEKFGLTLTKAVPLCAIATPI